The following are encoded together in the Candidatus Omnitrophota bacterium genome:
- a CDS encoding 3-deoxy-D-manno-octulosonic acid transferase: MVIFYDSFFILFAVIYFPYLCLKGKWHNDFVMRFGFFPGSLRRSISSRKNIWVHAVSVGEVLAVAKLIRGIKEQYPSHQIVVSTVTTTGFKMACLNFPQDIVIYAPVDFSFSVNRYIKLISPQLYIAAETEIWPNLFHALSKKSVPIIQVNGRISDKAFNRYRLVQFILRPILNCVRLFCVQSEQDAKRIIALGAKEKNVRITGNMKFDDLPEMDGPALENLGLNEGDAVLVGGSTHPGEEEILVNIFRELSKEFSSLRLIIAPRHIERADDIFKLIEKQGLRAQKFSQIKNEKPQGRPVIVVDAMGHLRLLYKLAKIVFVGKSLTKRGGQNIIEPACFAKPIIVGPWTENFKDVVNIFARERSIIQVNDERELLNEVRNLLKDPQQAQRLGSLAKNVVQKNQGATKRTLEIITKEAALA; the protein is encoded by the coding sequence CTACGATTCTTTTTTTATTCTTTTTGCTGTTATCTATTTCCCTTATCTTTGCCTTAAAGGAAAATGGCATAACGATTTTGTTATGCGCTTTGGGTTTTTCCCCGGCTCTTTAAGAAGATCAATTTCGTCGCGAAAGAATATTTGGGTTCATGCCGTAAGTGTCGGGGAAGTCTTGGCGGTTGCTAAACTCATCCGTGGCATTAAAGAACAATATCCGTCGCATCAAATTGTTGTTTCAACTGTGACAACAACCGGATTTAAAATGGCTTGTCTTAATTTTCCCCAAGATATTGTGATCTATGCGCCGGTAGACTTTAGTTTTTCCGTGAATCGTTATATTAAATTGATCTCTCCTCAACTTTATATTGCCGCCGAAACAGAAATTTGGCCGAATTTATTTCATGCGTTAAGCAAGAAGAGTGTTCCTATTATTCAGGTGAACGGCCGTATTTCCGATAAAGCGTTTAACCGATACCGTTTGGTTCAATTTATTTTACGTCCTATTTTAAATTGTGTTCGCCTTTTTTGTGTGCAAAGCGAGCAAGATGCCAAGCGCATTATTGCGCTAGGTGCTAAAGAAAAAAACGTTAGAATAACCGGCAATATGAAATTTGATGACCTGCCGGAAATGGACGGGCCAGCGTTAGAAAACCTTGGGCTTAACGAAGGAGATGCCGTTTTGGTCGGCGGCAGCACTCATCCCGGGGAAGAAGAAATTCTGGTTAATATCTTCAGAGAATTATCTAAGGAATTTTCTTCTCTTCGCTTGATCATCGCGCCGCGGCACATTGAACGGGCGGATGATATTTTTAAGCTTATTGAAAAGCAAGGGCTCAGGGCGCAAAAATTCTCTCAAATTAAAAATGAGAAGCCGCAAGGTCGGCCAGTTATTGTCGTTGATGCGATGGGGCATCTACGCTTACTTTATAAATTGGCAAAAATTGTTTTTGTAGGAAAAAGTTTAACCAAGCGCGGCGGCCAAAACATCATTGAGCCGGCGTGTTTTGCGAAGCCTATCATCGTTGGACCCTGGACGGAAAATTTCAAAGATGTGGTCAATATTTTCGCGCGTGAAAGATCTATTATCCAGGTTAATGATGAACGCGAGCTTCTCAATGAAGTGCGGAATTTATTGAAAGATCCACAGCAAGCACAGCGCTTAGGGTCTTTAGCGAAAAATGTTGTTCAAAAAAATCAAGGCGCAACAAAGCGCACCTTAGAAATAATTACAAAAGAAGCAGCATTGGCGTAA
- the lpxK gene encoding tetraacyldisaccharide 4'-kinase encodes MKKCFYELATDQRHGIIDAPVKLLLGILSVFYFCAVRVILVLYRFGILKQRVLPKPVISIGNMTLGGTGKTPLVEFVARALRDKGVKSAVLIRGYMDKNSAGLSNNTASDEAVLLKELLKDIPVFVGADRFRSGQEALKNNSIDVFLLDDGFQHWKLKRDLDIVAIDASRPFGNGFLIPRGILREPLSSLSRAGIFIITKSDLDYSNLEKIYNCLRKINPKAIVAESIHKPIAFINLSKSNSSVGLSALKSKSACLLCSIADPNAFKQTVLNLGVNLRKEFTFIDHYIYRKNDVMSVVEFCKQNKIESVISTQKDAVKLMKYVDCFKDGPDLLSLSIKIELIKGKDEVISRITSMCLR; translated from the coding sequence ATGAAGAAATGTTTTTATGAATTAGCGACTGACCAGCGTCATGGCATTATAGACGCGCCCGTAAAGCTTCTTCTTGGGATCTTGTCGGTGTTTTATTTTTGCGCTGTCCGTGTGATCTTGGTACTTTATAGGTTTGGTATTTTGAAACAGCGTGTTCTTCCTAAGCCGGTTATCAGTATTGGTAATATGACTTTAGGCGGTACCGGAAAAACGCCTCTGGTGGAATTTGTTGCAAGAGCATTGCGGGATAAAGGAGTTAAAAGCGCTGTGCTTATCCGAGGCTATATGGATAAAAATAGCGCGGGATTGTCGAATAATACGGCGAGCGATGAAGCGGTTTTACTTAAAGAGTTGCTTAAAGATATCCCTGTTTTTGTTGGGGCTGACCGATTTCGATCCGGACAAGAAGCTTTAAAAAATAATTCTATCGATGTTTTCCTTCTGGATGACGGATTTCAACATTGGAAATTAAAACGTGATTTGGATATTGTGGCTATTGATGCGTCGCGGCCGTTCGGCAATGGATTTTTAATTCCCAGAGGTATTTTACGCGAACCTTTAAGCTCGCTATCTCGGGCCGGAATTTTTATTATTACGAAATCTGATCTTGACTATTCAAATTTAGAGAAGATTTATAACTGTTTGCGCAAAATCAATCCCAAAGCAATTGTTGCCGAGAGCATTCACAAGCCCATCGCGTTTATCAATTTATCAAAATCCAATTCATCAGTAGGCTTGTCGGCTTTAAAAAGTAAATCGGCTTGCCTATTATGCAGTATTGCAGATCCGAACGCTTTCAAGCAAACCGTGCTTAATTTAGGCGTTAATCTGCGAAAAGAATTTACATTTATTGATCATTATATTTACCGGAAGAATGATGTTATGTCGGTCGTTGAATTCTGCAAGCAAAATAAGATCGAGTCCGTTATATCGACCCAAAAAGATGCCGTTAAGCTTATGAAATATGTAGATTGCTTTAAAGATGGACCGGATCTTTTGAGTTTATCCATTAAGATTGAATTAATAAAAGGAAAAGATGAAGTTATTTCTCGAATCACTTCTATGTGCCTTCGTTAG
- a CDS encoding ELM1/GtrOC1 family putative glycosyltransferase gives MKLFLESLLCAFVSLIGLLVRLLPVSAALFIGRALGLLAYYVDRKHKALAYGNLKIAFSREKKPSEIKRIVKQLFKNYAQNFIELLRIPLLKKGGFKDFVQVDGREHVYEALKKQKGVILLAMHFGSWELSNFMGEMLGHPYRVLAKPQNRFSGLDRLLNSYRESSGSSVILRGVGTREIITSLRNNEVIGMVVDQGGRDGALVKFFDRQAAMSVGAIRIGLKLKVPICFSIIVREKGAQHRLIINPEIELINTGDIEKDVAANLEKIVKLMESYIRKYPSEYMWFYKIWKYSKESTTIVLSDGKTGHLRQSQAVAKLVDAALAQRDIVSQTQIVEVRFKNTLAAKMATLLGSISHQYFCQGRLRYLKWFLTYESFRKISSIKADFVISCGSSIAGVNFLLSSDCRAKNISILKPSVLDFKKFRLVILPAHDRVSLAGKEESVVITQGALNLIDRDYLKEQIDLLGKRFKGRFDTNKLRISVLIGGDSRKYAVDEGQVRMLIGQLKEACEKLDAEILLTTSRRTSIAAENIIRNELQNYNRCRLLIFAKENNIPEALGGMVGLSDIVITSGDSISMVSEAASSGKNVIVFPARKKPGLLMGKSRHDYFVENLSDQGYIVLSDEKNIGRVITDMAKGKLKTKILDERRVVFEVIKKII, from the coding sequence ATGAAGTTATTTCTCGAATCACTTCTATGTGCCTTCGTTAGCCTGATCGGTCTTTTGGTGCGTCTTCTGCCGGTTTCAGCGGCGCTTTTTATCGGGCGCGCGCTGGGCCTTTTGGCGTATTATGTGGACCGAAAGCATAAAGCGCTGGCGTACGGAAATTTGAAGATCGCGTTCTCGAGAGAGAAGAAGCCCAGCGAGATCAAAAGGATCGTTAAGCAACTTTTTAAGAACTATGCGCAGAACTTTATTGAGCTTTTAAGGATCCCGCTTCTTAAAAAAGGCGGATTTAAGGATTTTGTGCAAGTTGACGGACGGGAGCATGTCTACGAGGCGTTAAAGAAACAAAAGGGCGTTATTTTGCTTGCGATGCATTTTGGCAGTTGGGAACTTTCCAATTTTATGGGTGAAATGCTTGGACATCCTTACCGGGTGCTGGCGAAACCTCAAAATAGATTTTCCGGGCTCGACCGTTTGCTTAATTCTTACCGCGAATCCAGCGGATCTTCGGTCATCTTAAGAGGTGTCGGAACGCGGGAGATCATTACAAGTTTGCGCAACAATGAAGTGATCGGTATGGTTGTTGATCAGGGTGGCCGCGATGGCGCTTTAGTTAAATTTTTTGACCGGCAGGCGGCGATGTCGGTGGGGGCTATCCGCATTGGGTTAAAATTAAAAGTCCCGATCTGTTTTTCTATTATTGTCCGCGAAAAAGGCGCGCAGCATCGCTTGATCATTAATCCTGAGATCGAGCTTATAAATACAGGCGATATTGAGAAAGATGTCGCGGCTAATTTAGAAAAGATCGTTAAGTTGATGGAAAGTTATATTAGAAAGTATCCATCGGAATATATGTGGTTTTATAAAATATGGAAATATTCCAAAGAATCAACAACGATCGTTTTAAGCGACGGCAAGACAGGGCATTTGCGCCAATCGCAAGCGGTGGCAAAGTTGGTGGACGCGGCGCTGGCCCAGAGAGATATTGTTTCGCAGACACAAATTGTTGAGGTTCGTTTCAAAAATACCTTAGCGGCTAAAATGGCTACACTGTTAGGAAGCATATCGCATCAGTATTTTTGCCAAGGCCGATTGCGGTATTTAAAATGGTTTTTAACCTATGAATCGTTTCGAAAAATATCCAGCATCAAAGCGGATTTTGTTATTTCCTGCGGGTCATCCATAGCCGGAGTTAATTTTCTTTTGTCTTCGGATTGCCGCGCGAAAAATATTTCTATCCTAAAACCGAGCGTTTTAGATTTTAAGAAATTCCGCTTGGTCATTTTGCCGGCTCATGACCGCGTTTCTTTAGCGGGAAAAGAGGAAAGTGTTGTCATTACGCAGGGAGCATTGAATCTCATTGATCGGGATTATCTTAAAGAGCAAATCGATTTGCTTGGCAAACGCTTTAAGGGTCGCTTTGACACGAATAAATTAAGGATTTCTGTTCTCATCGGTGGTGACAGCAGGAAATATGCGGTCGATGAAGGGCAAGTAAGAATGCTGATCGGTCAATTAAAAGAGGCTTGCGAAAAACTTGATGCCGAAATCCTTTTAACGACTTCTCGCCGGACATCAATAGCCGCGGAAAATATCATTAGAAATGAACTGCAAAATTATAACCGTTGCCGATTGCTTATCTTTGCTAAGGAAAATAATATTCCCGAGGCCTTGGGTGGGATGGTCGGCTTATCTGATATTGTCATTACCTCCGGTGACAGCATTTCGATGGTTTCGGAAGCGGCGAGTTCGGGAAAAAATGTTATCGTTTTTCCAGCGCGTAAAAAGCCGGGTTTGTTGATGGGAAAAAGCCGCCATGACTATTTTGTTGAGAATTTAAGCGACCAGGGATATATCGTTTTATCTGATGAGAAGAATATCGGCCGGGTCATTACAGACATGGCGAAGGGAAAATTAAAAACAAAAATCTTAGATGAGCGTCGTGTTGTTTTTGAGGTAATTAAAAAAATCATATGA
- the waaF gene encoding lipopolysaccharide heptosyltransferase II, whose amino-acid sequence MKILQILPELHVGGVETGTVDLAKYLMRNGHEAVVVSNGGELVGELEKAGVKHFKLPVHKKSLAAALKSIRSLEKIIRDEKVDIVHARSRVPGWIAYFACRRTKTAFITTCHGYYGKHFLSRVMGWGKLVIVPSEVIGRHMIDDFNVRPENIRHIARSVDLERFSISRVEKKPSDEKIIAIIGRLTPLKGHPYFLKSMAKVIRMVPNVKIWVIGDAPAKKETYKEELQILVKRLGIADRVEFLGNRRDIPQLLSRTDVLVLSTITQEAFGRVILEAQAAGVPVVATKVGGVVEIIDNEKTGLLVLPKDPDEMAQAVVRILRDQKLAESLVEASQKKIQEKFTLEHMASQTIKTYEELLNLMNILVIKISSLGDIVLITASLKALRKKFPSAKIYCLVGEESKEVLQHCPLVDGLIVFDHKGYYKGWRGLIKFSARLRQYRFDKIIDFQNNRKSHLLSFLSFPLESCGYDNGKWGFLLSDKIKDDGGFMPPVNHQFQILKMLDIELKGKTRLELWPSSKDEQHVKNLLESEWLADHQDIVGINIAASKKWATKNWPVSHMARLCDILTAKGMRVIVTGMEKDKEKAQELQALAKTKPAIFVGKTDILQLAALVRRCRVFVTADSAPLHVAAAMNVPFVALFGPTESLRHIPPAEKFSVIKKSLPCSPCYSSTCRIRSHDCMNQITPEEVAAEIFKLLEN is encoded by the coding sequence ATGAAGATCTTACAAATACTTCCTGAATTGCACGTCGGCGGGGTTGAAACGGGAACCGTTGACCTGGCTAAATACCTTATGCGTAATGGCCATGAAGCGGTGGTTGTTTCAAACGGCGGGGAATTAGTTGGCGAACTAGAGAAAGCTGGCGTTAAACATTTTAAATTGCCCGTTCATAAAAAATCGCTGGCCGCCGCGCTTAAGTCTATCCGCAGTTTAGAAAAAATCATCCGCGATGAAAAAGTAGATATTGTCCACGCCCGTTCGCGCGTTCCGGGTTGGATCGCCTATTTTGCTTGCCGAAGAACAAAAACCGCTTTTATCACGACGTGTCATGGGTATTATGGAAAACACTTTCTAAGCCGTGTAATGGGCTGGGGGAAATTGGTAATCGTTCCCAGTGAGGTGATCGGGCGGCATATGATCGATGATTTTAATGTTCGTCCGGAAAATATCCGGCATATTGCGCGCAGTGTTGATCTTGAAAGATTCAGCATTTCTCGCGTGGAGAAAAAACCATCGGATGAAAAGATCATTGCGATCATCGGGCGTTTAACGCCGCTTAAAGGGCATCCTTATTTCTTAAAATCCATGGCCAAAGTTATTCGCATGGTTCCTAATGTGAAAATTTGGGTTATTGGCGATGCCCCGGCTAAAAAAGAAACCTATAAAGAAGAATTGCAGATCTTGGTCAAACGCTTAGGCATTGCCGACAGGGTTGAATTTTTGGGTAATCGGCGGGATATTCCTCAGCTTTTATCTCGGACGGATGTTCTGGTCCTATCGACGATAACCCAAGAAGCGTTTGGCAGAGTAATTTTAGAGGCTCAGGCGGCCGGTGTTCCGGTCGTGGCAACGAAGGTTGGCGGAGTTGTTGAGATCATCGATAACGAAAAAACCGGGCTTTTGGTTTTACCTAAGGACCCGGATGAAATGGCGCAGGCAGTTGTTCGTATTTTAAGAGATCAGAAATTAGCCGAATCGCTGGTAGAGGCTTCCCAAAAAAAGATCCAGGAAAAATTCACGCTTGAGCATATGGCCTCCCAGACGATCAAGACTTACGAAGAACTGCTAAATCTTATGAATATTTTGGTGATCAAAATTAGTTCTCTGGGGGATATTGTTTTAATAACAGCTTCTTTGAAGGCCTTACGAAAGAAATTTCCATCGGCAAAGATCTATTGCCTGGTTGGCGAAGAATCAAAAGAGGTTTTGCAGCATTGTCCGCTGGTCGATGGGCTGATCGTTTTTGATCACAAGGGTTATTATAAAGGATGGCGGGGCTTAATCAAATTTTCCGCGCGGCTACGCCAATACCGGTTTGATAAGATCATCGATTTTCAAAACAATCGTAAGAGCCATTTACTTTCTTTCTTGAGCTTTCCGCTGGAAAGCTGCGGATACGACAATGGAAAATGGGGCTTTCTTCTCTCTGATAAGATCAAAGATGACGGCGGATTTATGCCTCCGGTCAACCATCAATTTCAAATATTAAAAATGCTTGATATTGAACTAAAAGGAAAAACTCGTTTAGAGCTTTGGCCGTCTTCAAAAGACGAACAGCATGTTAAAAACCTGCTTGAGTCGGAATGGCTAGCTGACCATCAAGACATTGTCGGGATCAATATTGCCGCTTCTAAAAAATGGGCGACAAAGAATTGGCCGGTTTCACATATGGCTCGTTTATGCGATATTTTAACAGCCAAGGGTATGCGGGTTATTGTAACAGGAATGGAGAAAGATAAAGAAAAAGCACAAGAATTGCAAGCGTTGGCAAAAACAAAACCGGCCATTTTTGTCGGCAAGACAGACATTTTGCAATTGGCGGCTTTGGTCAGGCGTTGCCGGGTTTTTGTCACCGCTGATTCGGCGCCGTTGCATGTTGCCGCCGCGATGAATGTGCCGTTTGTAGCGCTTTTTGGCCCAACGGAATCCCTGCGCCATATCCCTCCGGCGGAGAAGTTTTCGGTGATCAAAAAAAGTTTGCCGTGTTCGCCGTGCTATAGTTCGACATGCCGTATCCGTAGCCATGATTGCATGAACCAGATCACTCCGGAAGAAGTTGCCGCGGAGATCTTTAAGCTTTTGGAAAATTAA
- a CDS encoding glycosyltransferase family 4 protein, with protein sequence MNVLILSKHLNAGGITRYIMTLTKGLKQKGHNVFVATSGGDLVDDLILCGAKHIFCNINTKSELSPKVYFALGKLAKLIRKENIDVIHTQTRVTQVMGELLSKLTKKPHISTCHGFFKKRLSRKLFPCWGRAVVAISEAVKTHLIHDFNVPEEKVFLIHHGLDLDEFAPIDEAVRQAKRQELHLGQGPVIGNIARLVDVKGHDTLISAMTQVVQKIPQARLLIVGQGPKENVLRKMVIHLKLENHVYFYPVVNKTADILPVFDIFVMPSTQEGFGLSAMEAQAVGLPVIASDVGGLPTLIEHGKTGFLVPPGDANALAAMLFDLVADMAKTREVGLAARKNVENKFSQRAMVEHTCQIYENLIYGRK encoded by the coding sequence ATGAATGTCCTTATTTTATCGAAACATCTTAATGCCGGCGGAATAACACGCTACATCATGACCTTGACAAAAGGGTTGAAGCAAAAAGGGCATAATGTTTTTGTAGCGACCAGCGGTGGAGATCTAGTGGACGATCTTATTCTTTGTGGCGCCAAGCACATTTTTTGTAATATCAATACGAAATCCGAACTTTCACCAAAGGTTTATTTTGCCTTAGGTAAACTTGCAAAACTTATTCGGAAAGAAAATATTGATGTCATTCATACCCAAACGCGCGTAACGCAAGTGATGGGTGAGTTGCTGAGTAAATTGACGAAGAAGCCGCATATTTCAACCTGTCATGGTTTTTTTAAAAAACGTTTATCGCGTAAATTATTTCCGTGTTGGGGGCGAGCTGTTGTCGCTATCAGCGAAGCGGTTAAAACACATTTGATCCATGATTTTAATGTGCCCGAAGAAAAAGTTTTTTTGATCCATCATGGATTAGATCTCGATGAATTTGCTCCTATTGATGAAGCGGTGCGTCAGGCAAAACGGCAGGAACTTCATTTAGGCCAGGGGCCTGTTATCGGCAATATCGCCCGCCTTGTCGATGTAAAAGGACACGATACATTAATTTCGGCGATGACGCAGGTAGTTCAGAAGATCCCTCAAGCCCGGCTTCTTATTGTGGGGCAGGGCCCTAAAGAAAATGTACTCAGAAAAATGGTGATCCATTTAAAGTTGGAAAATCATGTTTATTTTTATCCGGTGGTCAATAAGACGGCGGATATCTTGCCGGTCTTTGATATTTTTGTCATGCCGTCCACCCAGGAAGGTTTCGGCCTTTCGGCGATGGAGGCTCAAGCGGTTGGATTGCCGGTCATTGCATCCGACGTGGGAGGGCTGCCGACCTTGATCGAACACGGAAAAACAGGATTTCTTGTCCCGCCCGGCGATGCTAATGCATTAGCAGCTATGCTTTTTGATCTGGTCGCTGATATGGCTAAAACACGAGAAGTTGGATTAGCCGCGCGCAAGAATGTTGAAAATAAATTCTCTCAAAGAGCCATGGTCGAGCATACATGCCAAATTTATGAAAATCTGATCTATGGAAGAAAATAA
- the waaF gene encoding lipopolysaccharide heptosyltransferase II: MEENKAVRNILVVNVNWVGDVIFSIPVFKALKKTYPQARIACLAPSRVKEILENHFCIDDIIPFDEKGRHQSFWSKLVLIFELRKRKFDIAFLLHRSLTRALLVYLAGIPTRVGYDAKNRGFLLTHCVKPLPGVVHRLDHYLNVIESFGIPALDRTYDLQISSADNAFAEDLLRRLEIRRGDFTVIINPGGNWDLKRWPKEKFSALIDRLSSELRAKVIMAGAPKDVDLVNDIVRQAKQKPFILTGQTTLKQLSALMSKVSLVVSADSGPMHLAASVKTKVIGLFGPTRPEITGPRGKGQAAIIQNDVACNRSSCYYLECPDNICMKSISVDQVMDEIRKIRN; encoded by the coding sequence ATGGAAGAAAATAAAGCGGTAAGAAATATTCTTGTGGTTAACGTCAACTGGGTGGGGGATGTGATATTCTCCATCCCTGTTTTTAAAGCCTTAAAGAAAACCTATCCGCAAGCGCGCATTGCGTGTTTAGCTCCGTCTCGGGTGAAAGAAATTCTTGAAAACCATTTTTGCATCGATGACATTATTCCTTTTGATGAGAAAGGCCGGCATCAAAGTTTTTGGAGTAAGCTTGTTTTGATCTTTGAGTTAAGAAAAAGAAAATTTGATATCGCTTTCTTGCTGCATCGGTCGCTCACCAGAGCATTGTTAGTTTATTTAGCCGGAATTCCAACTCGCGTCGGATATGACGCAAAAAACAGAGGCTTTCTTTTGACGCATTGTGTTAAGCCGTTGCCGGGAGTTGTCCATCGCTTAGATCATTACTTGAATGTTATTGAATCCTTTGGCATTCCCGCTCTAGACAGAACATATGATCTACAAATCTCAAGTGCTGACAATGCGTTTGCCGAAGATCTGTTAAGACGCTTAGAGATTAGGCGCGGTGATTTTACGGTGATCATTAACCCTGGCGGCAACTGGGACCTTAAGCGTTGGCCCAAAGAGAAATTCTCCGCTCTTATCGATCGATTATCGTCTGAGCTTCGGGCAAAAGTTATCATGGCCGGCGCGCCCAAAGATGTTGATCTTGTTAACGATATTGTGCGGCAAGCAAAACAAAAGCCGTTTATTTTAACCGGGCAAACGACTTTAAAGCAATTATCAGCTTTAATGAGCAAAGTTTCTTTAGTGGTTTCGGCGGACAGCGGTCCGATGCATTTGGCCGCAAGCGTGAAGACGAAGGTCATTGGACTTTTTGGCCCCACGCGGCCGGAAATAACCGGCCCGCGAGGAAAAGGGCAGGCAGCGATCATTCAAAACGATGTCGCCTGCAACCGGTCTTCTTGTTATTACCTGGAATGCCCGGATAATATTTGCATGAAGTCAATTAGCGTTGATCAGGTGATGGATGAAATTCGAAAAATCAGAAATTAA
- a CDS encoding glycosyltransferase family 9 protein has product MKFEKSEIKKILVISLSNIGDVILTFPVLDILKEHFPSAQLHVVVGPKAEPLLVGNPHFSGIHIFKKHDSVMSKIKWVWKLRGENFDLAVDLRNTAIPFLIGARYRTPLNFSRNEILHKKQSHLNRLRSVFSFSSEAEKRHALFIAEAEDKFARDVLSLSSCPKEKNVIVSPGAANHNKRWTKEGFAEVCDQLIEKHRMRVIFVGDDSDRSFAQEIAAIMKNPSLLLCGKTTLRQLAAVLSQARFIIANDSGVMHLASYLDIPTVAIFGPTDPAKYGPWSSQHHVVKPSSFLPLDKKSDSTDNQQVMRCVKADEVFKKAEAILTNTV; this is encoded by the coding sequence ATGAAATTCGAAAAATCAGAAATTAAGAAGATCTTAGTTATTTCTCTTAGCAATATCGGAGATGTTATTTTGACATTTCCGGTTTTGGATATTTTGAAGGAACATTTTCCCTCTGCCCAGCTTCATGTTGTTGTCGGCCCCAAGGCTGAACCACTTTTAGTTGGTAATCCACATTTTTCCGGCATCCACATTTTTAAAAAACACGATTCCGTTATGAGTAAGATCAAATGGGTTTGGAAACTGCGCGGTGAGAATTTTGACCTGGCGGTCGATTTGCGCAATACAGCCATTCCGTTTCTGATCGGCGCACGGTATCGAACGCCTTTAAACTTTTCTCGCAATGAAATTCTTCATAAAAAACAATCTCACCTTAATCGTCTTAGGTCCGTATTCTCTTTTTCTAGTGAAGCTGAGAAGCGACACGCCCTTTTTATCGCTGAGGCCGAAGATAAATTTGCGCGGGATGTCCTTTCTTTGTCCTCTTGTCCGAAAGAAAAAAATGTTATTGTCAGCCCGGGCGCGGCTAATCATAATAAACGTTGGACCAAGGAAGGGTTCGCTGAAGTTTGCGACCAGCTCATTGAAAAGCATCGCATGAGGGTCATTTTTGTCGGCGATGATTCGGATAGAAGTTTTGCGCAAGAGATCGCCGCCATCATGAAAAACCCGTCGCTTCTTTTGTGCGGAAAAACAACATTGCGTCAGTTGGCGGCGGTTTTAAGCCAAGCGCGGTTCATTATTGCCAATGATAGCGGGGTTATGCACTTGGCGAGTTATTTAGATATCCCGACGGTTGCTATTTTTGGGCCCACAGATCCGGCGAAATACGGGCCGTGGAGTTCCCAACATCATGTTGTTAAGCCGTCATCTTTTCTTCCTCTTGATAAAAAGTCCGATTCAACGGACAACCAGCAGGTCATGCGTTGTGTCAAAGCAGATGAAGTTTTTAAAAAGGCTGAAGCAATTCTTACCAACACTGTATAA
- a CDS encoding PilZ domain-containing protein gives MSEFEEKRKFDRYETEIKIFFQVTYDLATLVRYQVVDQKSENRPAEKYSALSKNVSVEGLCFTSDRSLDKGVFLDIEVYLPGQKDPVPMQGEVRWSRPFVNAKNETVFDTGVKIVVVDGKPVTETVFYDSANKIMWSLVLESIFGNFKTLIEKIKKS, from the coding sequence ATGAGCGAGTTCGAGGAAAAGAGAAAGTTTGACCGCTATGAAACGGAAATAAAGATCTTTTTTCAAGTGACCTATGATCTGGCAACGTTAGTCCGGTATCAGGTTGTTGATCAAAAAAGCGAGAACAGGCCGGCTGAAAAATATTCGGCGCTCAGCAAAAATGTCAGCGTCGAGGGATTATGTTTTACCAGCGACCGAAGCTTGGACAAGGGCGTCTTCTTGGATATCGAAGTCTATTTGCCCGGACAAAAAGACCCTGTCCCTATGCAAGGAGAAGTGCGTTGGTCGCGTCCCTTTGTTAACGCCAAAAATGAAACCGTGTTTGATACAGGCGTTAAGATCGTTGTGGTGGATGGAAAGCCTGTGACGGAAACAGTTTTTTACGACTCGGCGAATAAGATCATGTGGAGCCTTGTCCTTGAATCTATTTTCGGGAATTTTAAGACTTTAATAGAGAAAATAAAGAAATCTTAA